The following coding sequences lie in one Spinacia oleracea cultivar Varoflay chromosome 1, BTI_SOV_V1, whole genome shotgun sequence genomic window:
- the LOC130465625 gene encoding uncharacterized protein encodes MVKKSNGSWRMCVDFTNLNRACPKDCYPLPRIDRLVESTSGHALLSFLDAFSGYHQVSLAKADRKKAAFITEGGVFCYKAMPFGLKNAGATYQKLVDRVFANQKGRNIEVYVDDSIVKSKLETDHLDDLRETFETLRRYQMKLNPKKCVFGVKSGKFLGFLVSERGIDANPDKVEAILSLPQPKSIKDVQRLTGRMAALTRFVSKSADRSIPFFNTLKQNGKLRWGETEERAFEKVKEHLRALPTIARPEEGDKLQLYVSASAQTVAAVLISEKDKVQQPIYFVSHILNPAEARYSLIEKVAYAVLIAAKKLRPYFDAHTIQILTNFPLEKALQKMDTAGRLLRWAIELSEYDLEFHPRNAIKAQALADFVVEASYQEEETKAESWKVSVDGSAAQSGAGAGVVMISPTGDKFEYAIRFTFAASNNEAEYEAAIAGVQLCLLADAKRIVMTTDSQLVANQFSGEYETKEPSMRRYQEKLKTLTAKLEAFDIELVPRALNTAADSLAKLASSKTIELSRSVMIEIMHRRSTEEKGKEIMAITANKEWYDDIWAYKTTGVLPADIREAKKIKKYICWYVIYQGQIYKRAFSLPLLRCLTAYESARLIEEMHEGICGNHVGGKTLALICQRQGYYWPTMLEDAQSYVKKCEKCQLFAPVIRMPANDLMPILNPIPFAQWGMDIVGPFTTASGGRKFLIVAVDYFTKWIEAEPVAKITANQVRKFIWKNIITRFGIPTAIVFDHGCQFDCEPIRAFLADYRIKFAYASVCHPQSNGQAEAANKQILVALKKKLDEFKGKWADTVPEVLWGNRTTVKEATGESPFKLCFGSEAVIPAEVALPTFRIQHYEEQGNDSLLRHQLDFLPEVRLQAEIRSAAYKNRMSRAYNKRVKHRKLEVGDLVLRRTAATGKAQKQGKLTANWEGPYQIWEEVVAGSYRLMEMNGTPLKNSWNADTLRKFHV; translated from the coding sequence ATGGTTAAGAAGTCAAACGGCTCGtggagaatgtgcgtagatttcacaaACCTTAATAGAGCATGCCCAAAAGACTGCTACCCACTGCCAAGAATCGACAGGCTAGTCGAATCCACATCTGGCCACGCGCTGCTCAGTTTCCTTGACGCATTCTCCGGGTACCACCAAGTCAGCCTCGCAAAGGCCGACAGGAAAAAAGCAGCATTCATCACTGAGGGGGGAGTATTCTGTTACAAGGctatgccgtttgggttaaagaacGCTGGGGCAACGTACCAAAAACTGGTCGACAGAGTGTTCGCAAACCAAAAAGGCCGCAACATTGAAGTATACGTCGACGACTCCATAGTGAAAAGCAAATTGGAGACCGATCATTTAGATGACCTCAGGGAAACGTTTGAAACTCTGCGCCGTTACCAAATGAAACTAAACCCCAAGAAATGTGTGTTCGGAGTGAAATCGGGGAAATTCTTGGGTTTCCTTGTCAGCGAGAGAGGCATAGACGCAAACCCAGATAAGGTAGAAGCGATACTCAGTCTGCCTCAACCAAAAAGCATCAAAGATGTACAAAGGCTGACAGGAAGAATGGCGGCTCTGACAAGATTTGTTAGCAAATCAGCCGACAGGTCGATTCCATTTTTTAACACTCTTAAGCAGAATGGAAAACTCCGGTGGGGGGAAACCGAGGAAAGGGCCTTCGAGAAGGTAAAAGAACATCTTCGTGCTTTACCGACGATAGCCAGGCCGGAAGAGGGCGACAAGCTACAATTATATGTGTCCGCTTCAGCCCAAACCGTTGCTGCCGTACTAATCAGTGAAAAAGACAAAGTCCAGCAGCCGAtatactttgtcagccacattTTGAATCCGGCAGAAGCAAGATACTCGCTGATAGAGAAAGTGGCCTATGCAGTCCTGATAGCCGCCAAAAAGCTCAGACCATATTTTGACGCACATACCATACAAATTCTGACGAACTTTCCACTAGAGAAGGCTTTGCAAAAAATGGATACAGCCGGCAGACTGTTGcgatgggcaatagagctgtcgGAGTACGATCTTGAGTTTCACCCGCGCAATGCAATAAAAGCACAAGCTTTGGCTGACTTCGTAGTTGAAGCATCCTATCAAGAAGAGGAAACCAAAGCAGAATCCTGGAAAGTATCAGTAGACGGTTCAGCCGCTCAGTCGGGAGCGGGAGCCGGCGTTGTCATGATCTCTCCGACAGGAGATAAGTTCGAATACGCAATCAGATTCACTTTCGCAGCTtcgaacaacgaagcagaatatgaagcagccATTGCAGGGGTACAGCTATGCTTGTTGGCAGATGCCAAGAGGATAGTAATGACAACGGATTCTCAGTTGGTGGCAAATCAGTTTTCGGGAGAGTATGAAACAAAAGAGCCGTCAATGCGGCGGTATCAAGAAAAACTGAAGACGCTGACAGCGAAGTTAGAAGCTTTTGACATCGAATTGGTCCCCAGAGCGTTGAACACTGCCGCAGACAGCCTAGCAAAACTGGCCAGTTCGAAAACAATCGAGCTCAGTCGATCAGTAATGATAGAAATCATGCACAGAAGGAGTACggaggaaaaaggaaaggaaataatGGCCATCACGGCAAACAAAGAGTGGTACGATGATATCTGGGCGTACAAGACGACTGGAGTTCTCCCGGCCGATATCAGGGAGGcaaagaaaatcaaaaaatacATCTGCTGGTACGTCATATATCAGGGGCAAATCTATAAAAGAGCCTTCAGCCTCCCCCTGCTGCGGTGTTTGACGGCATACGAATCCGCAAGGTTAATCGAAGAAATGCATGAAGGAATATGCGGAAACCATGTAGGAGGAAAAACACTTGCTTTGATCTGCCAAAGACAAGGTTACTACTGGCCAACCATGCTGGAGGACGCACAGAGCTACGTCAAGAAATGCGAAAAATGCCAGCTATTTGCCCCAGTAATACGTATGCCAGCAAACGACTTGATGCCCATTTTGAATCCAATCCCATTCGCCCAGTGGGGAATGGATATCGTGGGACCCTTCACAACAGCCTCAGGAGGCAGGAAGTTCTTGATTGTTGCCGTCGATTACTTCACAAAATGGATTGAGGCCGAGCCGGTAGCAAAAATAACAGCCAACCAGGTACGGAagttcatctggaaaaacatcataACAAGATTTGGAATACCGACAGCAATAGTATTCGACCACGGATGCCAGTTCGACTGCGAACCTATACGAGCATTCTTGGCAGACTACCGGATCAAATTCGCATATGCCTCAGTCTGCCACCCGcagagcaacgggcaagccgaggcTGCAAACAAACAAATACTCGTAGCTCTTAAGAAAAAGTTGGATGAGTTCAAGGGCAAGTGGGCAGACACAGTCCCAGAGGTTCTATGGGGTAACAGAACGACGGTTAAAGAAGCAACAGGAGAGAGTCCTTTCAAACTGTGTTTCGGATCAGAAGCAGTCATACCGGCTGAAGTAGCACTACCCACCTTTCGCATCCAGCATTATGAAGAACAGGGAAACGACAGCTTACTCAGACACCAGCTTGATTTCCTACCAGAGGTCAGACTGCAGGCGGAAATTAGGTCGGCCGCATACAAAAACAGAATGAGCAGGGCCTACAACAAGCGAGTAAAACATAGGAAGCTGGAGGTAGGCGACCTTGTACTCCGCCGGACGGCAGCAACCGGAAAAGCTCAAAAACAAGGAAAACTGACTGCAAATTGGGAAGGGCCCTACCAGATATGGGAAGAAGTGGTAGCTGGATCATACAGACTAATGGAGATGAATGGAACACCGCTGAAGAACTCATGGAACGCAGATACTTTAAGAAAATTCCATGTGTGA
- the LOC110794183 gene encoding uncharacterized protein: MPSELVGQFSEEQLATARAVMAALSALKPARKANTEPVPRTVIHQTAETPVGEKRKRLPIRNLFGEQILVQQEQHPNTNQAIALRSRPEPMVIEETREAPQRYASRRYTIQPANSPLCADILEEPMEKLKFPLCKYDGSTDPEVHCNTFEQHMMLYTDSDAMWCKIFPSTLLGVASGWYKGLPKGSVYNYRQLETEFMLWFISRQQRKKTSGELMAVTQRSGESLRDYLTRFNNESTSIPNLQQEIAVVALMRGMNHCEFKKYLGRKSFTDLGSALIKAHEYIKSDELMTIPNHYQSAQTRNAAPRPIQPAQQNQNRGFRKDEQRKDPRGRDYQKQSTSIYPTFHEYTPLNAPRAAIYNVNKNENWKRPPPMSDKPRPQSKYCAFHDDCGHYTENCRDLKDNIEDMIRRGYLTQYKARQNNNNQQNSNWQSNNTNNRLPSTQTPLRIEQKAPETSRNGEARNSGQKGPTVWVISGGPCHGGTISGAGRSLGEHRHLVNYHNTIKWPATQVMPNISFTPDDCRGIIYPHDDPLVLGLEIANFPVKRILVDGGSSANIIFWEAFVQLKIDETELTRVNYPVIGFSGATVFPEGSIRLPVQIGEGRAARDLMVDFLVIKVPAAYNVIVGRPFIHDAQAVVSTYHLTMIYMSNFEKAERIRGSQDSARSCYLTALKTPGRLTPSRNIAREAAMKRPAKGQAPRLGGESSLLPKKEKRQKRESPTIESIEKGTSLPRVEAGGRSEEVELVEGETGRTVKLGTDIDPQLRVNMIGLLREHADVFAFSADEMPGISSEVIEHRLNVDRAVRPVKQKKRNFSTEKNQAIQEEVEKLLAAGFIEPCDYP; this comes from the coding sequence ATGCCGTCTGAACTCGTCGGTCAGTTCTCGGAGGAACAGTTGGCTACAGCAAGAGCGGTGATGGCCGCGTTGTCGGCCTTGAAGCCAGCAAGAAAGGCAAACACAGAACCTGTACCCAGGACAGTCATACACCAGACTGCAGAAACACCAGTCGGCGAAAAACGGAAGAGATTGCCGATAAGAAACCTATTCGGAGAACAGATCCTAGTGCAACAAGAACAACACCCAAATACAAACCAGGCGATTGCTCTGCGCAGTCGGCCGGAACCCATGGTCATCGAAGAGACAAGAGAAGCACCCCAGAGATACGCGTCGCGCCGTTACACCATCCAACCTGCAAACTCCCCCCTGTGCGCGGACATTCTGGAGGAACCAATGGAGAAATTGAAGTTCCCACTCTGCAAGTACGACGGATCCACAGATCCGGAGGTCCACTGCAACACATTTGAGCAACATATGATGTTGTATACAGATTCCGACGCCATGTGGTGCAAGATATTTCCCTCAACACTGCTGGGAGTGGCATCCGGCTGGTATAAGGGACTACCAAAGGGGTCGGTATATAATTACCGACAGTTAGAAACAGAGTTCATGCTATGGTTCATCAGCCGGCAGCAGAGAAAGAAAACGTCGGGAGAGCTGATGGCAGTCACCCAGAGAAGCGGAGAATCCTTAAGAGATTACCTCACCAGATTCAACAACGAGTCCACcagcataccaaacttgcagcaaGAGATAGCTGTGGTGGCCCTGATGAGAGGAATGAACCACTGCGAGTTCAAAAAATACTTGGGAAGAAAATCCTTCACCGATTTGGGAAGCGCACTGATAAAGGCCCACGAATACATCAAAAGCGACGAGCTGATGACAATCCCAAATCACTATCAGTCGGCACAGACCAGAAATGCCGCACCAAGGCCGATTCAGCCGGCGCAGCAGAATCAGAACAGGGGGTTCAGAAAGGACGAACAGAGGAAAGACCCAAGAGGGAGGGATTACCAGAAACAATCAACCAGCATATACCCCACATTCCACGAATACACTCCATTGAACGCCCCAAGAGCCGCGATTTACAATGTCAACAAGAACGAAAACTGGAAGAGGCCTCCACCAATGAGCGACAAACCCCGACCACAGTCGAAGTACTGCGCATTCCATGATGATTGTGGACACTATACGGAAAACTGCAGAGATTTGAAGGATAACATCGAGGATATGATCAGGAGAGGCTATCTGACACAATATAAAGCCCGacagaacaacaacaaccaacagAATAGCAATTGGCAAAGCAATAACACAAACAACAGATTACCATCCACCCAAACACCGCTCCGAATAGAGCAGAAAGCACCAGAAACCAGTCGGAATGGGGAGGCTAGAAACAGTGGCCAGAAGGGGCCGACAGTATGggtcatatctggaggaccgTGCCATGGAGGAACAATCAGTGGAGCCGGCAGAAGTCTGGGCGAACACCGCCACCTGGTAAACTACCACAACACCATAAAATGGCCGGCAACCCAAGTCATGCCAAATATTTCATTCACCCCAGACGACTGTCGCGGAATTATATACCCTCACGACGATCCACTGGTTTTGGGCCTCGAAATAGCAAACTTCCCAGTGAAACGAATACTGGTGGATGGAGGGAGTTCAGCGAACATTATCTTTTGGGAAGCCTTCGTTCAGCTGAAAATAGACGAGACAGAACTCACACGAGTCAACTATCCTGTGATAGGATTCTCCGGAGCCACAGTCTTCCCGGAAGGTAGCATCAGGCTACCAGTGCAGATTGGAGAAGGTAGAGCCGCAAGGGACCTAATGGTAGACTTCTTAGTAATCAAAGTGCCTGCTGCATACAACGTAATAGTGGGCCGGCCATTCATCCACGATGCACAAGCAGTGGTATCAACATACCATCTAACTATGATATACATGTCTAACTTTGAGAAGGCTGAAAGAATCCGAGGCAGTCAAGATTCAGCAAGATCATGCTACTTGACGGCATTAAAAACACCAGGCCGACTGACCCCATCTAGGAATATAGCGAGAGAGGCAGCAATGAAAAGACCGGCAAAGGGTCAAGCCCCAAGATTGGGGGGCGAGTCATCTCTTTTGCCCAAGAAGGAGAAAAGGCAGAAAAGGGAGTCACCCACAATCGAAAGCATCGAAAAGGGGACTTCTCTACCTAGGGTAGAGGCCGGAGGAAGGTCAGAAGAAGTCGAGCTGGTAGAAGGAGAAACTGGCAGAACAGTAAAATTAGGAACCGACATTGACCCCCAGTTGCGGGTAAACATGATCGGTCTGTTGAGAGAACATGCGGATGTGTTCGCATTTTCCGCAGACGAAATGCCCGGTATAAGCTCGGAGGTAATCGAGCACCGACTGAATGTCGACAGAGCAGTCAGGCCGGTaaagcaaaagaaaagaaacttctcaacagaaaaaaatcaagcaatACAGGAAGAGGTAGAAAAGTTGTTGGCAGCAGGATTTATTGAACCATGCGACTACCCATAG